The proteins below are encoded in one region of Polypterus senegalus isolate Bchr_013 chromosome 2, ASM1683550v1, whole genome shotgun sequence:
- the LOC120524545 gene encoding olfactory receptor 52E4-like has protein sequence MPPTNLSVATPDFFLMGFPGLEAYHVWLSVPFLVMYSVAVVGNIIILCVVKLEESLHTPMFAFFCVLALIDLGLCTSTIPKMLQMFWLRANVISFQACFVQMFVIHFLSSLESSTLAVMAYDRYVAIYNPLRYTTILTNAYIVKIVAVLFVRGFILTGLIPVLASRLPFCSSTIISHCFCDHMAVVKLACTDITLNSYYGLAVAFFIIGTDLFFIIFTYIMIMRAVLKMASNTARLKAFNTCGSHLFVILYFYTTMLFSFITYRFGQSVSAHVHVTFTVLYLLVPPMLNPVIYGVRTKEIREGFLKHIFGKKIKPKT, from the coding sequence ATGCCTCCCACCAACTTGTCAGTTGCAACTCCAGACTtttttttgatgggatttcctGGATTAGAGGCATATCATGTATGGTTGTCTGTTCCATTCCTTGTTATGTACTCTGTAGCAGTTGTGggcaatattataatattatgcgTAGTTAAACTTGAAGAAAGTCTCCACACCCCgatgtttgcctttttttgtgtTCTGGCGCTGATCGATTTAGGTCTATGCACTTCTACAATTcctaagatgttgcagatgttctggCTCCGAGCTAACGTGATTTCTTTTCAAGCTTGTTTTGTTCAGATGTTTGTAATTCACTTCCTATCATCGTTAGAATCCTCGACATTAGCAGTTATGGCATACGACCGCTATGTTGCGATATACAACCCTTTGCGTTACACTACGATATTGACAAATGCATATATTGTTAAAATTGTTGCAGTACTTTTCGTGAGGGGCTTTATATTAACAGGCCTAATTCCTGTCTTAGCTTCCCGGCTGCCTTTCTGTTCATCCACGATCATCTCTCATTGTTTCTGTGACCATATGGCCGTCGTCAAATTGGCATGTACAGACATTACTCTTAACAGTTATTACGGACTTGCTGTTGCATTCTTTATAATTGGTACggatctattttttattattttcacctaTATAATGATCATGAGAGCTGTACTAAAAATGGCATCAAACACAGCTCGTCTCAAGGCGTTCAATACTTGTGGTTCACATTTATTTGTTATACTTTATTTCTATACAAccatgttattttcttttattacataCAGATTTGGTCAAAGCGTTTCTGCTCATGTTCATGTTACGTTTACGGTGTTGTATCTTTTGGTGCCGCCGATGTTAAATCCAGTGATCTACGGTGTGAGAACTAAAGAAATACGGGAAGGTTTCCTGAAGCACATTTTTGGGAAAAAGATTAAGCCTAAAACTtag